Genomic DNA from Candidatus Edwardsbacteria bacterium:
TAGTCAACATCCTGCTTGACCTGGTGGGCGACCCGGCGGACGGGTTCGTGCTTTCCGACAGCATTCGGTATGAACCGGCTTCGGCTCTGTTGAAAGGGCCGGCCCGGCAGCTGGAGATGCTGGATGCCATTTATTCGGCCCCCATAAGGGTTGAGGGCTTTTCGGAAGGAACATTGGTAAGGTCGGCTTTGATGCTACCGGATTCCTGCCTTTTCGCAGTCAGCCCCGAATCCATCGATGTATTTCTCCGGTTTGAGAAGAGCGGGGAGCGGGTGTTTAAAAACATACCGTTATCGGTTATCAACCGGAGCAGAGACTACCTGGTCAGTTTCGCCCCCGGCACCATAGACTTGGTGGTGTCCGGGCCCAGAAATATTCTGGACGCTTCAAAACAATCCGACCTGAAAATAACCCTTGACCTGAAGGATCTCCCGCCGGGCAAGCACCAGCTGCAGGCCACCATCGAATTGCCGGATAAACTGGTGCTGATCGCCGCCAGTCCCAAGGATTTCGAGGTCAACATCCGATGATGGTACTGGGGATCGAGAGCTCCTGCGATGAGACCTCGGCCAGTCTGGTGCAGGACGGAAAGATCGTTTTAAGCAACGTGATCTATTCTCAGCTGATCCACCAGCAATACGGCGGGGTGGTGCCGGAGCTGGCGGCCCGGGATCATCTGAACCGGGTATCCCAGGTGGCGGAGGAAGCTTTGACCAAAGCCGGGATTGACCATGGCCGACTCGATCTGATAGCGGTCACCAACAAACCCGGCCTGGCCGGGGCCCTGCTGGTGGGGTACAGCTACGCCCAGGGACTGGCCATGAGCCTGGGAAAACCGCTGGTTCCGGTGAATCACGTGGCTGGCCACATCTATACCGCTTTTTTAAGCCGGCCGGATCTTGATCTGCCGCTGGTGGCACTGGCGGTCTCCGGCGGACATACCTCGCTGTTTTACATGGACCGCGATCAAAAAATATCCCTGCTGGGCCAGACCCTGGACGATGCCGCCGGCGAGGCTTTCGATAAGTCCGCCAAGATGATGGGGCTGGGCTATCCCGGCGGTCCGCTGATAGAAAGCCAGGCGGCGAAAAATAAGATCAAGCCGGTGAAATTTCCGCGGGCCCTGTTGGGGCAGGACAGCCTGGATTTTTCGTTCTCCGGCCTGAAGACGTCGGTGCTTAATTACCTGCAGAGCCGGGGGGCCGGTGCTCTTTCGGAAGAGGAGACCTCCTCCATCTGCGCCGGTTTTCAGGAGGCGGTATTTGAAGTGCTGATAGAAAAGCTGCGAAGGGCCTCACTCCTGACGAACTGCCAAACCCTGACGGTGGGTGGGGGTGTGGCGGCCAACGGAGCCTTGCGGGGTAAACTCCAGTTATTTGCCGAGCGGGAGAAAAAAACCATGATACTTCCCGGGCGGGAGCTTTGCACCGACAATGCCGCCATGATCGCCTGTTGTGGTTACCATCTTTACCGTAATTCGTCCGATAAACAATTTGAATATAAAGTGAGCGCCAGGGCAGTTTGGCCAAGATATCAAACTTCATGAATTGGCCGGCTTTGTTGCTGGCCTCGGCCTCGCCCCGCCGCAAGGCCCTGTTGGAGGGGCTGGGGGCGGATATCATCATCAAACCAGCCGAGGT
This window encodes:
- the tsaD gene encoding tRNA (adenosine(37)-N6)-threonylcarbamoyltransferase complex transferase subunit TsaD; translated protein: MMVLGIESSCDETSASLVQDGKIVLSNVIYSQLIHQQYGGVVPELAARDHLNRVSQVAEEALTKAGIDHGRLDLIAVTNKPGLAGALLVGYSYAQGLAMSLGKPLVPVNHVAGHIYTAFLSRPDLDLPLVALAVSGGHTSLFYMDRDQKISLLGQTLDDAAGEAFDKSAKMMGLGYPGGPLIESQAAKNKIKPVKFPRALLGQDSLDFSFSGLKTSVLNYLQSRGAGALSEEETSSICAGFQEAVFEVLIEKLRRASLLTNCQTLTVGGGVAANGALRGKLQLFAEREKKTMILPGRELCTDNAAMIACCGYHLYRNSSDKQFEYKVSARAVWPRYQTS